The following coding sequences lie in one Anaerolineae bacterium genomic window:
- a CDS encoding DEAD/DEAH box helicase has translation MRRQNKYQLRRRDKRGKTDNGLSEIKLRPKADSELKKVFSSIGVPKKSAFKPDPFQVKAISAIKKADCLVTAPTGAGKTWIAEKAIAEIHVKRGKSWYASPLKALSNSKYHEFSAIFGADNVGILTGDRKENPDAPIIVGTTEILRNQLYDAMHSGESLSVDLVILDEAHFLGDEERGVVWEEIMIYLPPRIPLLLLSATIGNAHQIAGWLLSIRSKKCIVIEEKKRPVPLFPLFLHPSGELLPLVTQNAKKKNVTIYKKVGNYLNQKNPPLMARPRNLPPFGQIMHVLDKYNLLPAIFFLKSRADCDNALKLCTEDLIIDQNREDRKIRLSQRIKELATKNAYIKTHRQFRFIKQFAIGSHHSGQLPAWKMLLETLMTEGLLDAIFATSTVAAGVNFPARTIVFLNSDRFNGKDFLPLSSTEFHQMTGRAGRRGMDKIGFAVAIPGRFMDIRLIAKLINSQPSDVTSQIRINFSMALNLLVSYDLNQIENLLKKSFASYLIAKTKKESDQIYKDDDKLLWQDFMRHFNLLIETGYAAKNGELTDDGIWASRLRVDQPLMIAESFRLGIFPESDPALLAAIMASFVAEQESDEKIDAKLIPKKLLAAFYNIERNLKPFTKHLTDKEFEVRPLFLRPALTIYAWATGQSWEKVVSISKIEEGNLAMLILRIADHLRHIRALGKVFPTAAATSEKSIELIMRDPVIIDYELSP, from the coding sequence ATGCGCAGACAAAATAAATATCAATTAAGAAGAAGGGATAAAAGGGGGAAAACCGATAATGGTTTATCGGAGATAAAGTTAAGGCCAAAAGCAGATTCTGAGCTGAAAAAGGTTTTTTCGTCCATAGGTGTGCCCAAAAAATCTGCATTTAAGCCAGACCCTTTCCAGGTTAAAGCGATTTCCGCAATTAAAAAAGCTGACTGTCTTGTTACTGCTCCAACAGGCGCCGGTAAAACATGGATAGCTGAAAAGGCAATAGCGGAAATACATGTAAAGCGTGGTAAATCCTGGTATGCATCCCCTTTAAAGGCATTATCCAATTCAAAATATCATGAATTTTCAGCGATCTTCGGGGCTGACAATGTCGGGATATTAACGGGTGACAGAAAAGAAAATCCTGACGCGCCTATTATTGTTGGAACCACAGAGATATTGCGCAATCAGTTATACGATGCCATGCATTCAGGAGAAAGCTTATCAGTAGATCTGGTAATCCTGGATGAAGCCCATTTCCTGGGCGATGAAGAAAGAGGGGTTGTATGGGAAGAGATAATGATATACCTTCCTCCCAGAATACCTCTGCTTTTGCTCTCAGCTACAATCGGTAATGCGCACCAAATTGCAGGATGGCTCTTATCAATCCGCTCAAAAAAATGCATTGTAATTGAAGAAAAAAAAAGACCTGTTCCTCTTTTTCCCCTTTTTTTACATCCATCAGGGGAACTTCTTCCGCTTGTAACTCAAAACGCTAAGAAAAAAAATGTAACTATCTACAAAAAGGTCGGCAATTATTTAAATCAGAAGAATCCGCCGCTGATGGCTCGTCCGCGCAACCTTCCGCCATTTGGGCAAATCATGCATGTTTTAGATAAATATAATCTCCTTCCTGCTATTTTTTTTCTAAAATCACGCGCAGATTGTGATAACGCTCTTAAACTTTGCACAGAAGATCTTATAATCGATCAAAACAGGGAGGACAGAAAAATAAGGCTCAGTCAAAGAATCAAAGAGCTTGCAACAAAAAACGCGTATATCAAAACACATCGCCAATTCCGGTTTATTAAACAGTTTGCAATAGGCTCTCATCACAGCGGGCAACTGCCTGCATGGAAGATGCTGCTGGAAACACTTATGACCGAGGGGCTCCTTGATGCGATCTTTGCGACCTCTACTGTAGCGGCAGGGGTGAACTTTCCAGCCAGAACAATTGTTTTTTTAAATTCCGATAGATTCAATGGAAAAGATTTCCTGCCTTTAAGCTCTACTGAATTTCATCAAATGACAGGAAGGGCCGGCAGAAGAGGAATGGACAAAATCGGATTCGCGGTGGCAATTCCAGGAAGATTCATGGATATAAGGTTGATCGCAAAACTTATAAACTCGCAGCCATCTGATGTAACAAGCCAGATAAGGATTAACTTTTCCATGGCTCTTAATCTGCTTGTATCCTATGACCTTAACCAGATAGAAAATCTTCTGAAAAAATCTTTTGCATCATACTTGATTGCAAAAACAAAAAAAGAATCAGATCAAATTTACAAAGATGATGACAAGTTGCTATGGCAGGATTTTATGAGGCATTTTAACCTCCTGATAGAAACAGGATACGCGGCAAAAAACGGTGAGTTAACGGATGACGGTATATGGGCTTCCCGTCTGAGGGTTGACCAGCCTCTCATGATAGCAGAGAGTTTCAGGCTCGGGATCTTTCCTGAATCTGATCCAGCGCTTCTGGCTGCCATAATGGCATCATTTGTTGCCGAACAGGAATCAGATGAAAAAATTGATGCCAAGTTAATCCCCAAAAAGCTTTTAGCTGCTTTTTACAATATTGAAAGAAATCTCAAGCCTTTTACAAAGCACCTGACGGATAAAGAATTTGAAGTGCGGCCCCTGTTTTTAAGGCCGGCTTTAACAATCTATGCCTGGGCCACTGGTCAGTCCTGGGAAAAAGTGGTTTCTATTTCCAAAATTGAGGAAGGTAACCTTGCCATGCTGATTCTTCGCATCGCAGACCATTTAAGACACATCAGAGCCCTTGGAAAGGTTTTTCCGACAGCCGCCGCAACATCGGAAAAATCGATTGAGCTTATAATGAGAGACCCTGTGATTATTGATTATGAGCTGTCACCTTAA
- a CDS encoding HRDC domain-containing protein — MKNCDGLNYQIIDTISGLEDITRSLKNEKTIAVDLEADSMFHFKEKVCLIQIAAKRINVVIDTLQIKDLSLLKPFFANRDIKKIFHGADYDVRSLYRDFNIKINNLFDTQLACMFLGINGTGLDAVLQQRFNVKLDKRFQKKDWSKRPLPDEMIKYAACDAIHLLPLAAILEKELAEKGRLPWVYEECAILSKVRPPALNSDPLYLKFKGAGRLSRRQLAVLEYLLQSRRKIAKKKDKPLFKVFSNNSMIKLAEAQPVNLQRLKKTNTLSAGQIDMYGNVLVEAINKALNITENKLPVYPRTKAPFKKPEVVERIESLTSWRDKKAEILEINPSLVLTKTMINTIAVSNPLDKSDIERIKELKNWQKEEFGEDITGVLRKVK, encoded by the coding sequence ATGAAAAATTGCGATGGTTTAAATTATCAAATAATAGACACAATATCAGGCCTGGAAGATATCACCCGATCCTTGAAAAATGAAAAAACCATTGCCGTTGATCTGGAAGCGGATTCAATGTTCCATTTTAAGGAAAAGGTATGTCTTATTCAGATAGCGGCAAAAAGAATAAATGTAGTCATAGACACTTTACAGATCAAAGACCTTTCTTTGCTTAAACCCTTTTTTGCGAATCGTGATATAAAAAAAATATTTCACGGAGCAGATTATGATGTTCGCTCTCTATATAGGGATTTTAACATAAAAATAAACAATCTGTTTGACACCCAGCTTGCATGCATGTTCCTTGGTATTAATGGAACAGGCCTTGATGCCGTTCTTCAGCAAAGGTTCAATGTAAAGCTTGATAAAAGATTTCAGAAAAAAGACTGGTCAAAAAGGCCCCTGCCGGATGAAATGATAAAATATGCTGCCTGCGATGCAATCCATCTTCTCCCCTTAGCCGCAATACTCGAAAAAGAGCTTGCTGAAAAAGGACGTCTTCCATGGGTATATGAAGAATGCGCAATTTTAAGCAAAGTAAGACCTCCTGCATTAAATAGCGACCCATTATATCTAAAGTTTAAAGGAGCAGGGAGGTTAAGCCGAAGACAGCTTGCTGTTCTTGAATATCTTCTCCAGTCTCGCCGAAAAATCGCAAAAAAGAAAGATAAGCCCCTGTTTAAGGTTTTCTCCAATAACTCAATGATAAAACTCGCTGAGGCACAACCGGTAAATCTGCAGCGATTAAAAAAGACAAATACATTAAGTGCCGGGCAAATCGACATGTATGGCAATGTCCTGGTAGAGGCAATAAATAAGGCTTTGAATATAACTGAAAACAAGCTTCCGGTTTATCCTCGCACCAAGGCTCCTTTTAAAAAACCTGAGGTTGTGGAACGGATAGAAAGTCTTACATCCTGGAGAGATAAAAAGGCTGAAATTCTTGAGATAAATCCTTCACTGGTGTTAACTAAAACAATGATAAACACTATTGCCGTCTCCAACCCGCTCGATAAAAGCGACATTGAAAGAATTAAGGAGCTGAAGAACTGGCAAAAAGAGGAATTCGGAGAAGATATAACCGGGGTTTTAAGAAAGGTAAAATAG
- a CDS encoding tRNA 4-thiouridine(8) synthase ThiI, whose translation MILHTRKVRALGLCSGGLDSILSALVLRKQGIEVEWVTFETPFFSSEKALHAAQITGIPITVKNITPIYLEMLKNPPCGYGKHMNPCMDCHALMFRLAGAIMEDRGFDFLFSGEVVGQRPMSQTKQSLRYVEKHSGYDGFILRPLSAAKLPITIPEKKGLVDRNLLLDISGRSRKMQIKIAGEFGIIDYPSAAGGCLLTDMGYAARLRDLFDHQEEFTEEELYLLKHGRHLRLNKNTKIIVGRTKSDNEQIKRYYNPAADTVIKVNDFPGPTVVVPHGGSKEIILLAASICVGYSKAPVNAQVDVGVVTPRSSEILKVPGIPPEEIKQYLI comes from the coding sequence ATGATTTTACATACAAGAAAAGTGCGGGCGCTTGGTCTTTGCTCCGGCGGCCTTGATAGTATTTTATCGGCGCTGGTTTTGCGCAAACAGGGGATAGAGGTTGAATGGGTAACCTTTGAGACCCCGTTTTTTTCATCTGAAAAGGCTTTGCATGCCGCGCAGATAACAGGGATACCAATAACAGTTAAAAATATTACACCAATCTATCTTGAAATGCTGAAAAACCCTCCATGCGGATATGGAAAGCACATGAATCCCTGCATGGACTGCCATGCCTTAATGTTCAGGCTTGCAGGCGCTATAATGGAAGACAGGGGATTTGATTTTCTTTTCAGCGGCGAAGTGGTAGGGCAGCGTCCAATGTCTCAGACAAAACAGTCTCTCCGTTATGTTGAGAAACATTCAGGCTATGACGGCTTTATTCTGCGCCCATTGAGTGCCGCAAAACTTCCGATTACCATACCTGAAAAAAAGGGGCTTGTGGACAGAAATCTTCTTCTCGATATTAGCGGAAGATCGCGCAAGATGCAGATAAAAATTGCCGGAGAATTCGGTATTATTGATTATCCTTCCGCAGCAGGCGGCTGTCTTCTAACCGATATGGGTTATGCCGCGCGTCTAAGGGATTTATTTGACCACCAGGAGGAATTTACAGAAGAGGAACTTTATCTTTTAAAGCACGGCCGGCATCTGCGTTTAAACAAAAACACAAAGATAATAGTCGGGCGCACAAAAAGCGACAATGAACAAATAAAAAGATATTACAACCCGGCAGCGGATACTGTTATCAAGGTAAATGATTTCCCCGGCCCTACTGTTGTAGTACCGCATGGAGGCAGTAAGGAGATTATTCTTTTAGCGGCGTCAATATGTGTTGGATACAGCAAGGCACCTGTTAATGCTCAGGTTGATGTTGGGGTTGTAACGCCCCGGAGTTCTGAGATTCTTAAGGTGCCGGGAATTCCTCCGGAAGAAATAAAGCAATATTTGATATAG
- the thrS gene encoding threonine--tRNA ligase → MMNITFPDGNIKGFDNMPTGFDVAMSISEDFARNCVAMELDSAIVDLNTKITRDASVRFITTKEPEALDILRHSAAHVMAQAILHIFPGAKLTIGPVVENGFYYDIDMEPVSEEDFPKIEAEMKKIINAKVPFKRKEVSKSKAMDFYINEPYKLEMISELEDGTISLYEQGDFTDLCRGPHIPHAGFVKAVKLMKVSGAYWRADQTKQQLQRIYGAAFFSKKELKAYLDFLEEAKKRNHRKIGVAMDLFSFHDEAPGMPFFHPKGLVIWRSLIDYWRLEHRAAGYVEIKTPVMLSRSLWEKSGHWENYRENMYTSVVDEIEYAIKPMNCPGGMLFYGTKPSSYKDLPIRAAEIGLVHRHELSGVLSGLFRVRAFHQDDAHIFMMPDQIEDEILGVFRLVERIYSTFGLGFHIELSTRPEKSIGTDKQWEVATEGLKSALKIYGRDYKINEGDGAFYGPKIDIHIKDALGRTWQCGTIQLDMALPERFDLSYIAKNNEKHRPLMIHRVIFGSIERFFGILIEHFAGKFPLWMTPVQVIILPINDDLIPYANEVMTTLAQAGLRAELDSRTESLNKKIREAQVNKIPLILTIGKKEKDSGALSVRTLDGNVRYGVTMEEFLNRVLEHVSQRKPELEIIWS, encoded by the coding sequence ATAATGAACATAACATTTCCTGATGGGAATATAAAGGGCTTTGACAACATGCCCACCGGTTTTGATGTGGCTATGAGCATTTCGGAAGATTTTGCAAGAAACTGCGTTGCCATGGAGCTGGATTCCGCGATTGTTGATTTAAACACAAAGATTACTCGCGACGCTTCTGTAAGATTTATTACAACCAAGGAGCCGGAAGCGCTGGATATTCTTCGTCACAGCGCGGCGCATGTCATGGCTCAGGCGATTTTGCATATTTTCCCGGGAGCAAAGCTTACAATAGGGCCTGTTGTGGAAAACGGTTTTTATTATGATATTGACATGGAGCCGGTTTCTGAAGAGGATTTCCCGAAAATTGAAGCTGAGATGAAAAAAATTATAAATGCAAAGGTTCCATTTAAAAGAAAAGAGGTGTCAAAATCCAAAGCAATGGATTTTTATATAAATGAACCATATAAACTGGAAATGATTTCAGAGCTGGAAGATGGAACAATATCCCTGTATGAACAGGGGGATTTTACAGATTTATGCCGCGGCCCGCATATCCCTCACGCAGGATTTGTCAAGGCAGTAAAGCTTATGAAGGTTTCAGGCGCTTACTGGCGCGCTGATCAGACAAAGCAGCAACTCCAGAGAATTTATGGCGCCGCCTTTTTCAGCAAAAAAGAGCTGAAGGCATATCTGGATTTTCTGGAAGAGGCAAAAAAGAGGAACCATCGAAAAATCGGCGTGGCAATGGATCTTTTCAGTTTTCATGACGAGGCGCCTGGAATGCCTTTTTTCCACCCAAAAGGGCTTGTTATATGGAGATCTCTGATAGATTACTGGCGCCTGGAACACAGGGCCGCGGGTTATGTTGAGATAAAGACTCCTGTTATGCTTTCCCGCAGCCTGTGGGAAAAAAGCGGCCACTGGGAAAACTACCGCGAAAATATGTATACATCCGTGGTGGATGAAATAGAATATGCCATTAAACCGATGAACTGCCCGGGCGGGATGCTTTTTTACGGCACAAAACCCAGCTCATACAAAGATTTGCCGATCCGCGCCGCTGAAATCGGACTTGTTCACCGGCACGAATTAAGCGGTGTTTTATCAGGCCTGTTCAGGGTCAGGGCTTTTCATCAGGATGACGCACACATTTTCATGATGCCGGACCAGATCGAAGATGAAATCCTTGGTGTGTTCAGACTGGTAGAACGCATTTACAGCACCTTTGGGCTTGGTTTTCACATAGAGCTTTCAACGCGTCCTGAAAAATCTATCGGCACGGACAAACAATGGGAGGTTGCTACGGAAGGCTTAAAGTCCGCGCTCAAGATCTACGGCAGGGACTATAAAATAAATGAAGGTGACGGCGCTTTTTACGGGCCAAAGATAGATATTCACATTAAGGATGCCCTTGGCCGCACCTGGCAGTGCGGAACCATACAGCTGGACATGGCCTTGCCTGAAAGATTCGACCTGTCGTATATTGCAAAGAACAATGAAAAACATCGCCCCCTGATGATACACAGGGTAATTTTTGGTTCTATTGAGAGGTTTTTCGGTATTTTGATCGAACACTTTGCCGGGAAGTTCCCATTATGGATGACGCCGGTGCAGGTAATCATACTGCCGATAAATGATGACCTTATCCCTTATGCAAACGAAGTAATGACAACTCTTGCACAAGCAGGACTGCGCGCAGAATTAGACAGCAGGACGGAAAGCCTGAACAAAAAGATTCGTGAGGCCCAGGTAAATAAAATTCCCCTTATACTTACTATTGGGAAAAAGGAAAAAGACTCAGGCGCTCTTTCGGTTAGAACCCTGGATGGCAATGTCAGATATGGGGTCACCATGGAGGAGTTTTTAAACAGAGTTCTTGAGCATGTTAGTCAAAGAAAACCGGAACTGGAAATTATCTGGTCTTGA
- the nth gene encoding endonuclease III, translating into MQVKARAKKIREILKSAYPKVKTHLNHRNPFQLLVATILSAQCTDKQVNNVTKDLFNKLTTPYDFVDVSNKTVEELIHSTGFFRNKAENIKNCSAILIEKHNGMVPETLDELVKLPGVGRKTANVVLGAGFGIPGIAVDTHVARISKRLGLTENNDPIKIEFDLMKIIPKKEWSDFSLRLIYFGRAVCKARNPVCRSCPMHELCFYLPVKTR; encoded by the coding sequence ATGCAAGTTAAAGCTCGCGCAAAAAAGATACGCGAAATACTAAAAAGCGCGTATCCAAAAGTCAAGACTCATCTCAATCACAGGAACCCTTTTCAGCTTCTTGTGGCAACAATATTGTCAGCCCAGTGTACAGACAAGCAGGTAAATAATGTAACAAAAGATTTATTCAACAAGCTGACGACTCCATATGATTTTGTTGATGTATCGAATAAGACTGTTGAGGAATTAATCCATTCGACAGGTTTTTTCCGAAACAAGGCTGAAAATATCAAAAACTGTTCCGCGATCCTTATAGAAAAACACAATGGCATGGTGCCTGAAACCCTTGATGAACTTGTAAAACTGCCGGGCGTAGGACGTAAAACCGCCAATGTGGTTCTTGGCGCTGGATTTGGGATTCCGGGTATTGCCGTTGATACCCATGTTGCAAGGATTTCAAAAAGGCTCGGGCTGACGGAAAATAATGATCCAATAAAGATTGAGTTTGATCTAATGAAGATAATACCAAAAAAAGAGTGGAGCGACTTTTCTCTTCGTCTTATTTATTTTGGAAGAGCTGTCTGCAAGGCAAGAAACCCTGTTTGCCGGTCCTGTCCCATGCACGAACTATGCTTTTATCTTCCTGTCAAGACCAGATAA
- the serC gene encoding 3-phosphoserine/phosphohydroxythreonine transaminase translates to MKANRIYNFNAGPAALPLSVLEEIKDSFLNFNGSGMSIIELSHRSKWFDEVINDAVERTKRLLKLDENYHVLFIQGGASMQFCMIPMNFLHDGKSADYVDTGTWSTSAIKEARILGKQITVAASSEDRGFSYIPQNVKFSNDAVYAHITSNNTIKGTQWRTFPDTNGVPLVADMSSDIMSRPLDMEQFGLIYAGAQKNIGPAGVCMVIIRDDMLSMVPDGLPSMLKYTTYASKNSMYNTPPCFAIYTIQLVMKWLEDTIGGLEKMEEINLKKANILYDCLDSSGFYKGTADTDSRSIMNVTFRLSGEDLEKRFIQEALEEGLGGLKGHRSVGGCRASIYNPTTIEAVEALTDFMKNFEQKNG, encoded by the coding sequence ATGAAGGCAAACAGAATTTATAACTTTAATGCGGGGCCTGCGGCGCTTCCGCTTAGCGTTCTTGAAGAAATCAAAGATTCATTCCTGAACTTTAACGGATCAGGCATGTCCATTATTGAATTAAGCCATAGATCAAAATGGTTTGATGAAGTAATAAATGATGCTGTAGAGAGAACAAAACGGCTTTTAAAGCTGGATGAAAATTACCATGTTCTTTTTATCCAGGGCGGAGCCAGCATGCAATTTTGCATGATTCCTATGAATTTTCTGCACGACGGAAAGTCGGCAGACTATGTTGATACCGGCACATGGTCAACAAGTGCTATAAAGGAAGCCCGTATACTGGGGAAACAGATAACAGTTGCGGCATCTTCCGAAGACAGGGGTTTTTCCTATATTCCTCAAAATGTTAAATTCAGCAATGATGCGGTTTATGCCCATATTACCTCGAATAATACCATCAAGGGAACACAGTGGAGAACCTTCCCGGATACCAATGGCGTGCCGCTTGTGGCAGACATGTCGTCCGATATTATGAGCAGACCTTTGGACATGGAACAATTCGGTCTGATATATGCCGGAGCGCAAAAAAATATCGGTCCGGCTGGTGTGTGCATGGTGATTATCAGGGATGATATGTTAAGTATGGTGCCCGATGGTTTGCCGTCAATGCTTAAGTATACGACCTATGCCTCAAAAAATTCGATGTATAATACTCCTCCGTGCTTTGCGATTTATACTATTCAGCTTGTAATGAAATGGCTTGAAGACACGATCGGCGGCCTTGAAAAAATGGAAGAGATAAACCTGAAAAAGGCAAATATTCTTTATGATTGCCTGGATTCAAGCGGGTTCTACAAAGGGACTGCGGACACAGACAGCCGGTCAATAATGAACGTTACCTTTCGTCTTTCAGGCGAAGATCTGGAAAAAAGATTTATTCAGGAAGCTCTGGAAGAGGGGCTTGGCGGTCTTAAAGGACACCGCAGCGTAGGAGGCTGCAGGGCATCCATCTATAATCCCACAACAATAGAGGCGGTAGAAGCTTTAACAGATTTTATGAAGAATTTTGAACAAAAAAACGGATAA
- the hisD gene encoding histidinol dehydrogenase translates to MKIYNYPSKSADARVASIVNRGLSFKKKDYMAVTRILEDVRKNGDKALVKYVNRHDSPGLDVKSIQVTRLEIDAAAKKVGRPFIRSLNRAISQIKGFHNLQINRSWINTDRPGAIVGQIINPVGSAGVYVPGGKGGSTPLVSSVLMGAIPARIAGVKHISMATPATKDGTVNPYLLVAAQKVGVDAIYKIGSAWAIAALAYGTETVKKIDVIVGPGNIYVTLAKKIVAGTVGIDMIAGPSEILVIADSAANPEFIAADLLSQAEHDPLASAMLITSSKETAKAVADAVKKQLKNLSRKEIASQSISRYGAIMVTSDLSAAIELSNSIAPEHLELQIKEPFEYIGQIKNAGAVFIGDYTPEPVGDYIAGPNHVLPTAGTARFASALSVDHFIKKTSLIHYSKKAFMNEAKDIIRLAEIEGLDAHVNSVKIRLKHA, encoded by the coding sequence ATGAAAATATACAATTATCCTTCAAAATCGGCTGACGCAAGGGTGGCATCGATTGTAAACCGCGGCTTAAGCTTTAAGAAAAAGGACTATATGGCTGTCACCCGTATTCTTGAGGATGTAAGGAAGAATGGGGACAAAGCCCTTGTTAAATATGTAAACCGCCATGACTCTCCTGGCCTGGACGTAAAATCGATTCAGGTAACACGCCTGGAAATTGATGCTGCCGCAAAAAAAGTAGGCCGTCCCTTTATACGATCTTTAAACAGGGCAATTTCGCAAATCAAAGGATTCCACAACCTGCAAATTAACAGGTCATGGATCAACACCGACAGACCAGGCGCTATCGTCGGCCAGATAATAAATCCTGTCGGCTCTGCCGGGGTTTATGTGCCCGGCGGAAAAGGGGGGAGCACCCCCCTGGTTTCCTCTGTGCTGATGGGTGCCATTCCTGCCAGGATAGCCGGTGTAAAACATATATCAATGGCAACCCCTGCGACAAAGGACGGAACCGTAAACCCTTATCTTCTTGTTGCAGCGCAAAAGGTCGGTGTTGATGCAATTTACAAAATTGGAAGCGCCTGGGCAATCGCAGCGCTGGCTTACGGCACCGAGACTGTTAAAAAAATCGATGTTATAGTCGGCCCTGGAAACATTTATGTTACACTTGCCAAAAAAATTGTTGCAGGTACGGTAGGGATAGATATGATAGCCGGGCCCAGTGAAATCCTTGTTATTGCCGACAGTGCGGCAAATCCGGAATTTATTGCCGCCGACCTTCTTTCCCAGGCGGAACATGATCCTTTAGCTTCCGCCATGCTCATTACCAGCTCCAAAGAAACAGCAAAAGCTGTTGCCGATGCCGTGAAAAAGCAGTTAAAAAACCTTTCAAGAAAAGAGATTGCCTCCCAATCTATTTCCAGATATGGCGCAATTATGGTTACTTCCGATCTTTCCGCTGCCATAGAGCTCTCAAACAGTATAGCGCCCGAGCATCTTGAACTTCAGATAAAAGAGCCATTTGAGTATATAGGACAAATCAAAAACGCGGGGGCTGTATTTATAGGCGATTACACTCCGGAACCTGTCGGAGACTATATTGCCGGGCCAAACCATGTTCTTCCAACCGCAGGCACTGCCAGATTCGCGTCAGCCCTTTCTGTCGATCATTTTATAAAAAAAACAAGCCTGATACACTATTCAAAAAAGGCCTTTATGAATGAGGCAAAAGATATTATACGGCTGGCCGAGATCGAAGGTCTTGATGCACATGTCAATTCAGTAAAGATCAGATTAAAGCATGCTTAG
- the rlmN gene encoding 23S rRNA (adenine(2503)-C(2))-methyltransferase RlmN, giving the protein MITESNTTNIVELTNDQLVSWLKDHDIEAYRANQIMKWIYFSQADDFEIMTDIKKEIRQLLSLNFTIDRLEKKQIETSQDGSRKYLFKLSDKQCIESVLIPEKNYYTLCISSQVGCAQGCRFCLTAKGGFVRNLTKGEILAQVRDIMNDMEDPEKLKNIVMMGMGEPLANYKNVIGAINTITNARCGLAFSNNKVTLSTAGLVPRLPDLNQDANVNLAISLNATDNKTRDMLMPINKKYPIEMLLDACRKYKLPPRQSIMIEYILLKGINDSSDDANRLANLLRSIKAKINLIPFNEHEGSDFRQPEEDVINNFREILRKNNYIVITRRSKGRDISAACGQLRVRTAKLD; this is encoded by the coding sequence ATGATAACTGAATCCAACACAACAAACATTGTTGAGCTTACAAATGATCAGCTTGTTTCATGGCTCAAAGATCATGATATCGAGGCTTATCGCGCAAATCAGATCATGAAGTGGATCTATTTTAGCCAGGCTGATGATTTTGAGATAATGACGGATATTAAAAAGGAGATCAGACAGCTTCTCTCACTTAATTTCACGATTGACCGCCTTGAAAAAAAGCAGATCGAAACCTCGCAAGACGGCTCCAGAAAATACCTTTTTAAACTATCTGACAAACAATGCATTGAGAGTGTGCTGATTCCTGAAAAAAATTATTATACTCTATGCATATCAAGCCAGGTGGGCTGTGCGCAGGGATGCAGGTTCTGCCTTACCGCAAAAGGAGGTTTTGTACGGAATTTAACAAAAGGTGAAATCCTGGCACAGGTGCGCGACATCATGAACGACATGGAGGATCCCGAAAAACTGAAAAATATAGTTATGATGGGCATGGGTGAACCTCTGGCAAATTATAAAAATGTGATCGGCGCTATTAACACCATAACCAATGCCAGGTGCGGGCTTGCATTTTCAAACAACAAGGTCACACTTTCCACGGCAGGACTGGTTCCAAGGCTGCCCGACCTGAATCAGGATGCAAATGTAAACCTGGCAATATCATTAAATGCAACAGACAATAAAACTCGTGACATGCTCATGCCCATAAATAAAAAATATCCTATTGAAATGCTGCTTGACGCATGCCGCAAATACAAATTGCCGCCCCGTCAAAGCATAATGATTGAATATATTCTCTTAAAAGGTATAAATGATTCTTCTGATGACGCAAATCGCCTTGCCAACCTGCTGCGTTCAATAAAGGCAAAAATCAATCTCATACCATTTAATGAACATGAAGGCAGTGATTTCAGGCAGCCGGAAGAGGATGTAATTAATAACTTCAGAGAAATCCTGCGCAAAAATAATTATATTGTTATCACCCGGCGCAGCAAGGGCAGGGATATTTCAGCAGCATGCGGCCAGCTCAGGGTCAGGACAGCGAAACTTGATTAA